A region from the Salvelinus sp. IW2-2015 linkage group LG19, ASM291031v2, whole genome shotgun sequence genome encodes:
- the LOC111978875 gene encoding uncharacterized protein has translation MYSDSTRMGHYRFIHQNTDDYCYCLHCVQYGPTLYQGGPGGYRPPPTHPDHPELDLRGDISLPPFPVEPEDIEPGLEKCERGGEGRGDGGGGEGGEGEGSGAKAGAGWGVSGHSAPQRRPVFTGPGQYGQPQPGQFSPSHPWNYNPAQWTCPVEPGLGLRFYSPVKEQCGYVGQGGGGAAGTGTGTHPFNSSRNASASSLDLAHTQFRGQRTKHRQASYSYGPEKQIWDQSKYRLERQASYSPQEQHRQASLGLEKQVWGQSNHRLERQNSFSPQEIHRQASYIYSPEDKLTHRQTSYGPEQQVWGQLKHRQTSYSYSPEEQVWGCPGDEHDHLDRCVPLEQGDLHPHMPNGHSGGGGPSPRHVYSQGVGYRTNYQERTTRLKAGGAVGGAGVDSCNGRHVPAGSGSVQKTFFSTEVPQKQLVSQPRQRSHCGPGLGHRTPSHGATGPVHGATIGREERFNQRAKQAASQGVNQNQGRDPDSDPQRQRGKQKEGQGSVRENQRWVWENQCHVRENKGSVQQKEGSVREQIRQVVSDLEGVLGGLKQVHVEMKEVVEQIDLLTANIDLEEEEGSCNSSPHGGDALPNPRDCRGVLMYNQKNSTGEQMYTHKIRTVDLKTNGDQGLLYRDPDHTVTIQTTSPSHVLTASVIKTNRIGVTALSPLIPSPSEDSKQERRGLNKDPTIPGPSRDINHVTQTPGLEQIPSLPLRTHTLIPTAMVGYSVPSRRSQKPPLYPHPNRRLERLNKGLAPPPYPAQSALPVLPHLAQPPYPAHPNHPALPPSALKTPPYLEKSRPSSSMV, from the exons ATGTACTCAGACAGCACACGGATGGGACACTATAGATTCATTCATCAAAACACAGATGACTACTGCTACTGCCTTCACTGTGTCCAATACGGACCCACGCTGTACCAGGGAGGACCAGGGGGGTACagaccaccacccacacacccagaCCACCCAGAGTTGGACCTCAGAGGAGACATCAGCCTTCCTCCTTTCCCTGTGGAGCCAGAGGATATAGAACCTGGACTAGAGAAgtgtgagagaggaggtgaaggaagaggagatggtggaggggGAGAAGGTGGAGAAGGTGAAGGAAGTGGTGCTAAAGCTGGAGCTGGATGGGGTGTAAGTGGTCACAGTGCCCCACAGAGGAGGCCAGTGTTCACCGGGCCGGGTCAGTATGGTCAACCTCAGCCAGGCCAGTTCAGCCCCAGCCACCCCTGGAACTACAACCCTGCCCAGTGGACCTGCCCAGTGGAGCCTGGCCTGGGTCTGAGATTCTACTCCCCTGTGAAAGAACAGTGTGGCTATGTAGGACAGGGTGGAGGTGGCGCTGCTGGGACAGGGACCgggacacaccccttcaacagcAGCAGAAACGCGTCAGCCTCATCACTGGACCTGGCACACACACAGTTCAGGGGTCAGCGGACCAAACACAGACAGGCTAGCTACAGCTACGGTCCtgagaaacagatctgggatcagtcaAAATATAGGCTAGAAAGACAGGCTAGCTATAGTCCACAGGAGCAACACAGACAGGCTAGTCTCGGTTTAGAAAAGCAGGTCTGGGGTCAGTCGAACCACAGGCTAGAAAGACAGAATAGCTTCAGTCCACAAGAAATACACAGACAGGCTAGCTACATTTACAGTCCAGAAGACAAGCTGACACACCGACAGACTAGCTACGGTCCAGAACAACAGGTCTGGGGTCAGTTGAAACACAGACAGACTAGCTACAGCTACAGTCCAGAGGAACAGGTCTGGGGATGTCCTGGAGATGAACACGATCATTTGGACAGGTGTGTACCGCTTGAACAAGGAGATTTACACCCTCACATGCCAAATGGacatagtggtggtggtggtcccAGCCCCAGGCATGTGTACTCTCAGGGCGTGGGATATAGAACTAACTACCAGGAGAGGACTACTAGATTAAAGGCTGGGGGAGCTGTAGGTGGGGCAGGAGTGGACAGCTGTAATGGACGACATGTCCCTGCTGGCTCTGGCTCTGTTCAGAAGACTTTCTTTTCCACTGAAGTCCCCCAGAAACAGTTGGTCAGCCAGCCCAGGCAGAGGAGTCATTGTGGGCCTGGCCTTGGCCATAGAACCCCAAGTCATGGAGCTACTGGCCCAGTGCATGGAGCCACTATAGGCAGGGAAGAGAGATTCAACCAAAGAGCCAAACAGGCAGCAAGCCAGGGGGTCAACCAGAACCAGGGAAGAGACCCAGACTCAGACCCccagagacagagggggaagcAGAAGGAAGGTCAGGGTTCAGTCCGGGAAAACCAGCGTTGGGTCTGGGAGAACCAGTGTCATGTCCGGGAAAACAAGGGTTCTGTCCAGCAGAAGGAGGGCTCGGTTCGGGAGCAGATCAGACAGGTGGTGTCAGACCTGGAGGGGGTCCTGGGTGGTCTCAAACAGGTCCACGTGGAGATGAAGGAG GTGGTCGAACAGATTGATCTGCTGACAGCTAACATTGacctggaagaggaagagggatcaTGTAACAGTTCCCCTCATGGTGGTGACGCCCTCCCCAACCCCAGAGACTGCAGAGGAGTCCTGATGTATAATCAGAAGAATAGTACTGGAGAGCAGATGTATACCCACAAGATTAGGACTGTTGACCTGAAGACTAATGGAGACCAGGGATTACTGTACAGAGACCCTGACCATACTGTCACCATACAAACTACCTCTCCGTCCCATGTCCTCACCGCATCAGTCATCAAAACCAACCGGATTGGGGTCACAGCCCTGAGCCCCCTGATCCCGAGCCCTTCCGAAGACTCCAAACAGGAAAGACGGGGGCTCAACAAAGATCCTACTATACCTGGCCCTTCCAGAGACATAAACCATGTGACCCAGACCCCTGGGCTAGAACAGATCCCCTCCCTACCCCTACGGACTCACACCCTTATCCCCACAGCCATGGTTGGATACAGTGTCCCGTCTCGTAGGAGCCAGAAACCACCACTGTACCCCCACCCCAACAGACGGTTGGAGAGGCTTAATAAGGGTCTGGCTCCGCCACCCTACCCGGCCCAGTCAGCCCTGCCGGTCCTGCCCCACCTGGCCCAGCCACCCTACCCTGCCCACCCTAACCACCCTGCCCTGCCTCCCAGTGCCCTGAAGACACCCCCATACCTGGAGAAAAGCAGACCGAGCTCCAGCATGGTGTGA